The following DNA comes from Archaeoglobaceae archaeon.
TGCTGATGGCAAAAAGATTGCCTTGGAAGAGTATTTCATGAGTCTTGAAAGAGAACCAATAAATGTAAGCGAAGATGACGATCCCTGGATCGGTGCGGAGAAGCCAAAAGTGACAATTATCGAGTTCTCGGATTACGCATGCCCTTATTGTGCTAAATTTGCCTTAGAAGTCGAGAAAAAGATCTTGGAGAACTACAGCAATGTTGTAAAGCTTGTCTTCAGAGATCTGCCAGTCCATGGAGAGATATCAATCAAGGCTGCAATGGCTGCAAACTGTGCAATGGAGCAGGGCAAATTCTGGGAGTATCATTACCTGCTGTTTGAGAGACAGAGCGAATGGTATTCAAATGAGAGTCTATTCTACGACTACGCAGAAGAACTCGGGCTAAATGTAACGCAGTTCAGGGATTGCTTGGATTCAGAAAAGTATCGCAGTGAGGTTGAAAAAGACGCTATGGATGCACAGAGCTACGGCGTCACGGGAACTCCGACGTTCTTCATAAATGGTGAGATGGTTGTTGGCTACAGAAGTTATGAAAACTTCGCAAAGCTGATAGAAGAAAAATTGAAGTAAATTTTTCAAAATTTTTAATATGCTGAAGAGCCCCGAGGATTCCGCAATTTCTGCGGTTCTTTCACTATTACTGGAAGTTTCTGCTAATCCAAAAGCAGGAAATGTGGACAGAGAGCACAATTTCGAAGATCTGCGTTATGAGGATTTTTTTGTCTCCGCAGTTTCTGCTTTTCCATTCTTTCTGAAAACTGCGAGGTATGGGCGTCTTCATATCCTTGAAGCTGTTGAGAAGGGCAGAGAATTTGGAGTAAAAACAAATGTGCATTTTGGAGCCTTTCTACTGCTTTTCCCACTTGTTGCAGTCTGGAAATCAAAAAGCATTGCAGAAGCGGGAGCAAAAGCGGTCGAGTTTCTAAAAAATACCAATTTTCGAGATTCGTTAAACATTTTCAAGGCATTTCAACTTTGCAAGCCGAGAGTTTTGAAAGCTGAGAACCTCTCATTGGAGCACCGCAACACGCTCAAGAAGATCTTCGAGGAAAAATTGAATGTTTACGAATGGATGAAGCTTTCTCCAAAAGAGAATTTGATCGCCTATGAACTTCTTAATGGCTATCCGATCAGCCAAGAAGGGGCTAAATTTATTCTGAATTCTGAATTCGATGTAAACGACACTATCGTCTTGCTTTATCACAAACTTCTCTCAGAGTATCCGGACACCCTTATAATTGCAAAAAAAGGGTTCAGCGTTGCAGAAGAAGTCATGAAACTCGCGAGGAAAGCATTTGAGTCTAAAAGCATAGAAGATTTCAGAAAACTCGATGAGTTACTGATAGCTGAGAGAATAAACCCCGGCACAATTGCAGATCTTGTTGCAAGTTCGATCTACCTTGCGTTGCTTGAGGGGTGGAAGGTTGAGGCTAAAGGACTTCGGACTCTGGAATGGGATAAATGAAGTGATCGTGATCACTAAAGGTGAAATACTGAACACTGCCCCAATCGGGATCATAGTTGAAGACGAAAATGGAACAAAGGCGAAAGCAAAACTTTACACCTCACATACAAGAGAAAATGTCGAAAAAGGAAGCTTTTTTGTTGCCAACATCATAAAAGATCCCTTAATATTTGCAATTTCCGCATTCGACGATCTCAGCGAAGAATTCTTTGAAATTCTAAACCCCCCAATCATAAAAGGAACTTTGGCTTATTGCGAATTCGAAGCAAAGCTAAATGGACTTTTTGCGGATCTTAGACTTCTAAATGGCAAAATTATTCGCAATGAGCTGAGAGCTGTGAACAGGGGTTTTAATGCGGTAATTGAAGCCCTCGTGCATGCCA
Coding sequences within:
- a CDS encoding DsbA family protein, which translates into the protein MKNAKELAMLIAGIAIGFVACFLLLNLMQITPSGKNESQDFSKNLSKALEEINRQVKMSYPNISVRVKNYTYAGEFYLVNLEFYDENGTLTTARYYLSADGKKIALEEYFMSLEREPINVSEDDDPWIGAEKPKVTIIEFSDYACPYCAKFALEVEKKILENYSNVVKLVFRDLPVHGEISIKAAMAANCAMEQGKFWEYHYLLFERQSEWYSNESLFYDYAEELGLNVTQFRDCLDSEKYRSEVEKDAMDAQSYGVTGTPTFFINGEMVVGYRSYENFAKLIEEKLK
- a CDS encoding triphosphoribosyl-dephospho-CoA synthase produces the protein MLKSPEDSAISAVLSLLLEVSANPKAGNVDREHNFEDLRYEDFFVSAVSAFPFFLKTARYGRLHILEAVEKGREFGVKTNVHFGAFLLLFPLVAVWKSKSIAEAGAKAVEFLKNTNFRDSLNIFKAFQLCKPRVLKAENLSLEHRNTLKKIFEEKLNVYEWMKLSPKENLIAYELLNGYPISQEGAKFILNSEFDVNDTIVLLYHKLLSEYPDTLIIAKKGFSVAEEVMKLARKAFESKSIEDFRKLDELLIAERINPGTIADLVASSIYLALLEGWKVEAKGLRTLEWDK
- a CDS encoding DUF447 family protein gives rise to the protein MRLKDFGLWNGINEVIVITKGEILNTAPIGIIVEDENGTKAKAKLYTSHTRENVEKGSFFVANIIKDPLIFAISAFDDLSEEFFEILNPPIIKGTLAYCEFEAKLNGLFADLRLLNGKIIRNELRAVNRGFNAVIEALVHATRYVKNRDPELEKKIRECYEIIEKCGGEREKKAMEIIKERTGIY